The Halobellus sp. MBLA0158 genome has a window encoding:
- the ilvC gene encoding ketol-acid reductoisomerase, whose translation MTDADLDTTVYYDDDADSSYLDDKTVAVIGYGSQGHAHSQNLAESGVDVVVGLRKSSSSRQAAKDDGLRVATPATAADEADIVSVLVPDTVQPAVFEEIKGSLEPGDTLQFAHGFNIHYNQIQPPEDVDVTMVAPKSPGHLVRRNYENDQGTPGLLAIYQDVTGEAKEEGLAYAKAIGCTRAGVIETTFREETETDLFGEQAVLCGGATALVKEGYETLVDAGYSPEMAYFECLNELKLIVDLMYEGGLSNMWDSVSDTAEYGGLSRGDDIIDEHVRENMEAMLEDVQDGTFAREWINENQAGRPSYTQLKHAEETHHIEEVGEPLRDLFAWADEEEEAAEAAADD comes from the coding sequence ATGACAGACGCAGATCTAGACACCACCGTATACTACGACGACGACGCGGACAGTTCGTATCTCGACGACAAGACAGTAGCCGTCATCGGCTACGGCAGCCAGGGCCACGCCCACTCGCAGAACCTCGCCGAATCGGGCGTCGACGTGGTCGTCGGCCTGCGGAAGAGCTCGTCCTCGCGACAGGCCGCGAAGGACGACGGCCTCCGCGTGGCGACGCCCGCGACGGCCGCCGACGAGGCGGACATCGTCTCCGTGCTGGTCCCCGACACCGTCCAGCCGGCGGTCTTCGAGGAGATCAAAGGGAGCCTGGAGCCCGGCGACACGCTCCAGTTCGCCCACGGCTTCAACATCCACTACAACCAGATCCAGCCGCCCGAGGACGTCGACGTGACGATGGTCGCGCCGAAGTCCCCCGGACACCTGGTCCGCCGGAACTACGAGAACGACCAGGGCACGCCCGGTCTGCTGGCGATCTACCAGGACGTGACCGGCGAGGCGAAGGAGGAAGGCCTCGCGTACGCGAAGGCGATCGGCTGCACCCGCGCCGGCGTCATCGAGACGACGTTCCGCGAGGAGACCGAGACCGACCTCTTCGGCGAGCAGGCGGTGCTCTGCGGCGGGGCGACCGCGCTCGTCAAGGAGGGCTACGAGACGCTCGTCGACGCCGGGTACTCCCCGGAGATGGCGTACTTCGAGTGCCTGAACGAACTGAAGCTCATCGTCGATCTGATGTACGAGGGCGGGCTCTCGAATATGTGGGACTCCGTCTCCGACACCGCCGAGTACGGCGGGCTCTCCCGCGGCGACGACATCATCGACGAGCACGTCCGGGAGAACATGGAGGCGATGCTGGAAGACGTCCAGGACGGCACCTTCGCCCGCGAGTGGATCAACGAGAACCAGGCGGGCCGGCCGTCCTACACGCAGCTGAAGCACGCCGAAGAGACCCACCACATCGAGGAGGTCGGCGAGCCGCTGCGCGACCTGTTCGCGTGGGCCGACGAGGAAGAAGAGGCCGCCGAGGCGGCCGCGGACGACTGA
- the ilvN gene encoding acetolactate synthase small subunit, whose amino-acid sequence MSSDDFKVTDDSDEDLPKHGLKGPSPDERPHPEGRRNSQGIRIDPEAEAEHEPRRAVISALVEDDPGVLSRVSGLFSRRQFNIESLTVGPTTVENHSRITLVVEEPEPGIDQVEKQLAKLKPVIAVGELDADAVRTELVLLKVEGDEPDKVHAVTEMYDGQTLDAGPKTITVQLTGDEQEIDDAIDAFRQFGIIEIARTGYTALARGNQATVPGEKPGTADEPTRPTNAQ is encoded by the coding sequence ATGAGCTCGGACGACTTCAAGGTGACCGACGACTCGGACGAAGACCTGCCGAAGCACGGACTGAAAGGCCCCTCGCCGGACGAGCGCCCCCACCCGGAGGGACGGCGCAACTCCCAGGGGATCCGCATCGATCCCGAAGCCGAGGCCGAACACGAGCCGCGGCGCGCGGTCATCTCGGCGCTCGTCGAAGACGACCCCGGCGTCCTCTCGCGGGTCTCGGGGCTGTTCTCCCGGCGGCAGTTCAACATCGAGAGCCTCACCGTCGGGCCGACCACCGTCGAGAACCACTCGCGGATCACCCTGGTCGTCGAAGAGCCCGAACCGGGGATCGACCAGGTCGAAAAGCAGCTCGCCAAGCTCAAGCCCGTCATCGCCGTCGGCGAACTCGACGCCGACGCCGTGCGGACCGAACTCGTCCTCCTGAAGGTAGAGGGCGACGAGCCCGACAAGGTCCACGCCGTCACCGAGATGTACGACGGCCAGACGCTCGACGCCGGGCCGAAGACCATCACGGTCCAGCTCACCGGCGACGAGCAGGAGATCGACGACGCGATCGACGCGTTCCGGCAGTTCGGCATCATCGAGATCGCCCGCACGGGCTACACGGCGCTCGCGCGCGGCAATCAGGCGACCGTGCCGGGCGAGAAGCCGGGCACCGCGGACGAACCGACCCGACCGACAAACGCACAATAG
- the ilvB gene encoding biosynthetic-type acetolactate synthase large subunit yields the protein MSKQEQPPSATEEEADEERAIGPVTTGSESVIRALENAGVEAAFGVQGGAIMPVYDALYHSDIRHITMAHEQGAAHAADAFSVVRNEPGVCLATSGPGATNLVTGIADANMDSDGLVALTGQVPADMVGSDAFQETDTTGVTAPITKHNYFADDPDSVGDTVGEAIALADEGRPGPTLVDLPKDVTLGETDAEPGPATPPETTQPQYVADEADVREAADAIEAAERPLLLFGGGVIKADATDEARSFAREYEIPVVTTMPGIGSFPEDDDLCLSWAGMHGTGYANMAITHTDLLIAVGTRFDDRLTGGIDTFAPEAEVIHIDIDPAEISKNVHADYPLIGDAGIVLDQLDDAIGRAPEAESWREQCLTWQDEYPMDYATPDDEPLKPQFVVEVLDEATADDTIVTTGVGQHQMWAAQYWTFSEPRTWVSSHGLGTMGYGLPAAVGARIAADDDQQVVCIDGDGSFLMTIQALSVAVREDLDITVAVLNNEYIGMVRQWQDAFFEGRRMAAEYNWCPEFDMLAEAFGARGFRVDDYDEVADTVEKALSYDGPSVIDFHIDPAENVYPMVPSGGANGKFALTEDQL from the coding sequence ATGAGCAAGCAGGAACAGCCGCCGTCGGCGACCGAAGAGGAGGCCGACGAGGAACGGGCCATCGGCCCCGTAACGACCGGCTCGGAGTCGGTCATCCGCGCCCTGGAAAACGCGGGCGTCGAGGCCGCCTTCGGCGTCCAGGGCGGGGCGATTATGCCCGTCTACGACGCGCTGTATCACTCCGACATCCGGCACATCACGATGGCCCACGAGCAGGGCGCCGCACACGCGGCCGACGCCTTCAGCGTCGTCCGCAACGAGCCGGGCGTCTGCCTCGCGACGTCGGGGCCGGGGGCGACGAACCTCGTCACCGGCATCGCCGACGCGAACATGGACTCCGACGGCCTCGTCGCGCTCACCGGCCAGGTCCCGGCGGACATGGTCGGCTCCGACGCGTTCCAGGAGACAGATACCACCGGCGTGACAGCGCCCATCACGAAGCACAACTACTTCGCCGACGACCCCGACTCCGTCGGCGACACCGTCGGCGAGGCGATCGCCCTGGCCGACGAGGGGCGACCGGGGCCGACGCTCGTCGACCTCCCGAAGGACGTCACGCTCGGCGAGACCGACGCCGAGCCCGGCCCGGCGACGCCGCCGGAGACGACCCAGCCGCAGTACGTCGCCGACGAGGCCGACGTCCGCGAGGCGGCCGACGCGATCGAGGCCGCAGAGCGCCCGCTGCTGCTGTTCGGCGGCGGCGTGATCAAGGCCGACGCGACCGACGAGGCGCGCTCGTTCGCGCGCGAGTACGAGATCCCCGTCGTCACGACGATGCCGGGCATCGGCTCGTTCCCCGAGGACGACGACCTCTGTCTCTCGTGGGCGGGGATGCACGGCACGGGCTACGCCAATATGGCGATCACCCACACCGATCTGCTGATCGCGGTCGGGACCCGGTTCGACGACCGCCTCACCGGCGGCATCGACACCTTCGCGCCGGAGGCGGAGGTCATCCACATCGACATCGATCCCGCCGAGATCTCGAAGAACGTCCACGCTGACTACCCGCTGATCGGCGACGCGGGGATCGTCCTCGACCAGCTCGACGACGCCATCGGTCGCGCGCCCGAGGCCGAATCGTGGCGCGAGCAGTGTCTCACCTGGCAGGACGAGTACCCGATGGACTATGCGACCCCGGACGACGAGCCGCTGAAGCCGCAGTTCGTCGTCGAGGTGCTCGACGAGGCGACCGCCGACGACACCATCGTCACGACCGGCGTCGGCCAGCACCAGATGTGGGCCGCCCAGTACTGGACCTTCTCCGAGCCGCGCACCTGGGTCTCCAGCCACGGGCTCGGGACGATGGGCTACGGCCTCCCGGCCGCCGTCGGCGCGCGCATCGCGGCCGACGACGACCAGCAGGTCGTGTGTATCGACGGCGACGGCTCCTTCCTGATGACGATCCAGGCGCTCTCTGTCGCCGTCCGCGAGGACCTCGACATCACCGTCGCGGTCCTGAACAACGAGTACATCGGGATGGTCCGCCAGTGGCAGGACGCCTTCTTCGAGGGCCGCCGGATGGCCGCGGAGTACAACTGGTGTCCGGAGTTCGACATGCTGGCCGAGGCGTTCGGAGCGCGCGGCTTCCGCGTCGACGACTACGACGAGGTCGCAGACACCGTCGAAAAGGCGCTGTCGTACGACGGCCCCTCGGTCATCGACTTCCACATCGACCCGGCGGAGAACGTCTACCCGATGGTTCCCTCGGGTGGCGCGAACGGCAAATTCGCACTCACGGAGGACCAGCTATGA
- a CDS encoding LeuA family protein, with protein MFPGRYRVQCLTTTWRLSRTPRLVEFFQGTLAQITESEIDEVRIFDTTLRDGEQSPRTSFSYDEKRDIAATLDEMGTHVIEAGFPVNSDAEFESVSDIAAATDTTVCGLARVVEKDVEAALDSGVELVHVFVSTSDVQLADSMHASREEAVERAVESVERVKDAGVEVMFSPMDATRTDIDFLAEIISAVDEVDVDWINIPDTCGVATPTRFAGMIREVRKHTDARIDVHAHDDFGLAAANAMAGFEAGASQAQVSVNGIGERAGNAAFEEVVMSAESLYNVDTGIDTTRITELSRMVEEASDIPVPANKPVVGRNAFSHESGIHAAGVIENSDTFEPGVMTPEMVGAQREFVLGKHTGTHSVRKRLEESGFAPTDTEVRDVTRRVKDYGAEKERVTVDVLTRFAREVGVDRADEDEEEVRA; from the coding sequence ATCTTTCCGGGCAGGTATCGAGTACAATGTCTCACGACGACATGGAGGCTCAGTCGGACACCCCGGCTGGTCGAGTTCTTCCAGGGCACATTAGCCCAAATAACTGAATCCGAGATCGACGAGGTACGGATTTTTGACACGACGCTCCGCGACGGCGAACAGTCGCCACGCACTTCGTTCAGCTACGACGAAAAGCGGGACATAGCCGCGACGCTGGACGAGATGGGCACCCACGTCATCGAGGCGGGGTTCCCGGTCAACTCGGACGCCGAGTTCGAGTCCGTGAGCGACATCGCCGCCGCGACGGACACGACCGTCTGCGGGCTGGCGCGCGTCGTCGAGAAAGACGTAGAGGCCGCGCTCGACTCCGGCGTGGAACTGGTCCACGTCTTCGTCAGCACGAGCGACGTGCAGCTGGCCGACTCGATGCACGCCTCCCGCGAAGAGGCCGTCGAGCGGGCGGTCGAGAGCGTCGAGCGCGTGAAGGACGCGGGCGTCGAGGTGATGTTCTCCCCGATGGACGCCACCCGGACCGACATCGACTTCCTGGCCGAGATCATCTCGGCCGTCGACGAGGTCGACGTGGACTGGATCAACATCCCGGACACCTGCGGGGTCGCGACGCCGACCCGCTTCGCCGGGATGATCCGCGAGGTGCGCAAGCACACCGACGCGCGGATCGACGTCCACGCCCACGACGACTTCGGGCTGGCGGCCGCCAACGCGATGGCGGGCTTCGAGGCCGGCGCGTCGCAGGCGCAGGTGTCGGTCAACGGCATCGGCGAGCGCGCCGGTAACGCCGCGTTTGAGGAGGTCGTGATGTCCGCGGAGTCGCTGTACAACGTGGACACGGGGATCGACACCACCCGAATCACCGAACTGTCGCGGATGGTCGAGGAGGCGAGCGACATCCCGGTTCCGGCGAACAAGCCGGTCGTAGGACGGAACGCCTTCTCACACGAGAGCGGCATCCACGCCGCGGGCGTCATCGAGAACTCCGACACCTTCGAGCCGGGCGTGATGACCCCCGAGATGGTCGGCGCCCAGCGAGAGTTCGTCCTCGGCAAGCACACCGGGACGCACTCGGTCCGAAAGCGGCTCGAAGAATCCGGCTTCGCGCCGACCGATACCGAGGTACGTGACGTGACCCGTCGCGTGAAGGACTACGGCGCGGAGAAGGAGCGCGTCACCGTCGACGTGTTGACGCGCTTCGCCCGCGAGGTCGGCGTCGACCGCGCCGACGAGGACGAGGAGGAGGTCCGCGCCTGA
- a CDS encoding DUF5779 family protein, with product MSDFNLNLSAAEEHLEDDVEGEVVLGVLDGTTADEEWIDTVEQGNVLVLAVEGDLNELANGFARPVKDMGGNLTHFRRFLVVSPPGVEINTERL from the coding sequence ATGAGCGACTTCAATCTGAATCTCTCCGCGGCCGAAGAGCACCTCGAAGACGACGTCGAGGGGGAGGTCGTCCTCGGGGTGCTGGACGGAACGACCGCCGACGAGGAGTGGATCGACACCGTCGAGCAGGGCAACGTGTTGGTGCTGGCCGTCGAGGGCGACCTCAACGAACTCGCGAACGGCTTCGCCCGGCCGGTGAAGGATATGGGCGGGAACCTGACGCACTTCCGGCGGTTCCTCGTCGTCTCGCCGCCGGGCGTCGAGATCAACACCGAACGGCTCTGA
- a CDS encoding fosmidomycin resistance protein, giving the protein MLTGLARLGLEVKDLATVREFYEGRLGLAADAADATRVRYPIGEAAERPDDGAGRTALVLRRPVDRPRGGVHTHFAFATSRSAYPRWRRRLADLDPVEFSFGSSDSLYVYDPAGHCVEIGGIHGESPADASNTSADATAPDEAVDTEAPPLSGIFEVVFEVTDLDRAEARYRRLGFEVVDRGDERRRVRLSGPVDLELWEPQLGIADARGGLHVDLALRTVDPNAAVEAGGPWAAGPTAAEGGLRVVDDDGHVLTFLPGT; this is encoded by the coding sequence ATGCTCACCGGGCTCGCCAGACTCGGGCTGGAGGTGAAAGATCTCGCGACGGTGCGGGAGTTCTACGAGGGCCGACTCGGGCTCGCCGCCGACGCGGCCGATGCGACCCGCGTCCGCTACCCGATCGGCGAGGCCGCAGAGCGCCCCGACGACGGCGCGGGCCGGACCGCGCTCGTGCTCCGACGGCCCGTCGACCGCCCCCGCGGAGGCGTCCACACGCACTTCGCGTTCGCGACGTCCCGGTCCGCCTACCCCCGATGGCGACGCCGCCTGGCCGACCTCGACCCCGTCGAGTTCTCGTTCGGGTCGAGCGACTCGCTGTACGTCTACGACCCCGCGGGTCACTGCGTCGAGATCGGCGGCATCCACGGGGAGAGCCCTGCCGACGCGTCGAACACGTCGGCGGACGCGACCGCGCCGGACGAGGCCGTCGATACGGAAGCCCCGCCGCTTTCGGGCATCTTCGAGGTCGTCTTCGAGGTCACGGATCTGGACCGCGCCGAGGCGCGCTACCGACGCCTCGGCTTCGAGGTCGTCGACCGCGGCGACGAGCGGCGCCGCGTCCGGCTCTCGGGACCCGTCGACCTGGAACTCTGGGAGCCGCAACTGGGGATCGCCGACGCCCGCGGCGGCCTCCACGTCGACCTGGCGCTCCGGACGGTCGACCCCAACGCGGCCGTCGAGGCGGGCGGTCCCTGGGCCGCCGGTCCGACCGCGGCCGAGGGCGGACTCCGGGTCGTCGACGACGACGGCCACGTGCTGACGTTCCTGCCCGGGACGTGA
- a CDS encoding hybrid sensor histidine kinase/response regulator — protein sequence MTESGDPERPISDRHSEIRVLHVDDDPDFVDLTASFLTRINDSFSVYTSTNPETVLERVRGERLDCVVSDYEMPQMNGLELLERVRDLDEDVPFILFTGKGSEEIASKAISAGVTDYLQKEVGTEQYTVLANRIENAVEQNRSLEALAESQRRLSRFIDQSPLGTIEYDENFRIVRVNEAAGEITGYEPEELVGGTWLPIVPEEERRHVAEVERQLLSDRGGYQSVNEIVRKDGERRLCSWHNRVVTDEDGDVITIFSQFEDITEKRRQRRELERTNAIRSTLFETLPVGVLAEDADRNVLQVNDRLFELFEFSQSPEDVVGDDCERFAKRISGRFAEPERFVDRINEIIAEREPVWNEEVVFADGRALERSYRPIELPEGRGHLWVYHDVSERRKRERRLEALNETARELMRAETNERVAQIGVDAARSILDLDLNAIHLYDPDKGLDPVAATEGTYDVIGEPPTFSLDDSIAGRVFQEGEPSVVTDVHEDPDRHNEDTPIRSEVFFPLGDYGILLAGSKEPDAFDESELVLGEILSVNVVRALEQVERNERLRERERELTRQNARLEQFASVVSHDLRNPLNVAEGRLELAMEECDSEQLESVRNAHERMKSLVDDLLTLARKRDTEVDREPVRLDQFVRTCWANVDTGEAALEVETDRELAADESQLRQLFENLFRNAVEHGGADVTVTVGSVEGGFYVEDDGPGIPAEDRDEIFEYGFSTARNGTGFGLAIVQQCVEAHGWEIQPAEGEAGGARFEIYTD from the coding sequence ATGACCGAGAGCGGGGACCCGGAGCGTCCGATTTCAGACAGACACAGCGAAATCCGGGTCCTTCACGTGGACGACGATCCCGACTTCGTCGACCTCACCGCGTCGTTTCTGACTCGTATCAACGACTCTTTTTCCGTCTATACCTCGACGAACCCCGAGACCGTCCTCGAACGCGTCCGCGGCGAGCGCCTCGACTGCGTCGTCAGCGACTACGAGATGCCACAGATGAACGGCCTCGAGCTGCTCGAACGCGTCCGCGACCTCGACGAGGACGTCCCGTTCATCCTCTTTACGGGCAAGGGCTCCGAGGAGATCGCGAGCAAGGCCATCTCCGCGGGCGTGACGGACTACCTCCAGAAGGAGGTCGGGACCGAGCAGTACACCGTCCTCGCGAACCGGATCGAAAACGCCGTCGAGCAGAACCGCTCCCTAGAGGCGCTCGCCGAGAGCCAACGGCGGCTCTCGCGGTTCATCGACCAGTCGCCGCTCGGCACGATCGAGTACGACGAGAACTTCAGGATCGTCCGCGTGAACGAGGCGGCCGGGGAGATCACGGGCTACGAGCCCGAAGAGCTCGTCGGCGGGACCTGGCTGCCGATCGTCCCCGAGGAGGAGCGGCGGCACGTCGCCGAGGTCGAGCGACAGCTCCTGTCGGACCGCGGCGGCTACCAGAGCGTCAACGAGATCGTTCGGAAGGACGGCGAGCGCCGGCTGTGTTCGTGGCACAACCGCGTCGTCACCGACGAGGACGGCGACGTGATCACGATCTTCTCGCAGTTCGAGGACATCACCGAGAAGCGCCGCCAGCGGCGGGAGCTCGAACGGACGAACGCGATCCGCTCGACGCTCTTCGAGACGCTGCCGGTCGGCGTGCTCGCCGAGGACGCCGACCGGAACGTCCTCCAAGTCAACGACCGGCTGTTCGAGCTCTTCGAGTTCTCCCAGTCACCCGAGGACGTCGTCGGCGACGACTGCGAGCGGTTCGCGAAACGGATCAGCGGCCGGTTCGCGGAGCCGGAGCGGTTCGTCGACCGGATCAACGAGATCATCGCGGAACGCGAGCCGGTCTGGAACGAGGAGGTCGTCTTCGCGGACGGTCGCGCGCTCGAACGGAGCTACCGGCCGATCGAACTGCCGGAGGGCCGGGGGCACCTGTGGGTCTACCACGACGTCTCCGAGCGGCGCAAGCGCGAGCGGCGGCTGGAGGCGCTGAACGAGACGGCCCGTGAGCTGATGCGCGCCGAGACCAACGAGCGGGTGGCCCAGATCGGCGTCGACGCCGCGCGGTCGATCCTCGATTTGGATCTGAACGCGATCCACCTCTACGATCCCGACAAGGGGCTCGATCCGGTCGCCGCCACCGAGGGGACCTACGACGTGATCGGGGAGCCGCCCACCTTCTCGCTCGACGACAGCATCGCGGGGCGAGTGTTTCAGGAGGGGGAGCCGAGCGTCGTCACCGACGTCCACGAGGATCCCGATCGCCACAACGAAGACACCCCGATCAGGAGCGAGGTGTTCTTCCCGCTCGGAGACTACGGGATCCTCCTTGCGGGCTCTAAGGAGCCCGACGCCTTCGACGAGAGCGAACTCGTCCTCGGGGAGATCCTCAGCGTCAACGTCGTCCGCGCGCTTGAACAGGTCGAGCGCAACGAACGCCTCCGCGAGCGCGAGCGCGAACTGACCCGGCAGAACGCCCGGCTCGAACAGTTCGCCTCGGTGGTCTCTCACGACCTGCGCAATCCGCTGAACGTCGCGGAGGGCCGGCTCGAACTCGCGATGGAAGAGTGCGACAGCGAACAGCTGGAATCCGTCCGGAACGCCCACGAGCGGATGAAGTCGCTCGTCGACGACCTCCTGACGCTCGCCCGCAAGCGCGACACCGAGGTCGATCGGGAGCCGGTCCGGCTCGACCAGTTCGTCCGGACCTGCTGGGCGAACGTCGACACCGGCGAGGCGGCGCTCGAAGTCGAGACCGACAGGGAGCTCGCCGCCGACGAGAGCCAGCTCAGACAGCTGTTCGAGAATCTGTTCCGGAACGCCGTCGAACACGGCGGCGCCGACGTCACCGTCACGGTGGGATCGGTCGAGGGCGGCTTCTACGTGGAAGACGACGGCCCGGGTATCCCCGCAGAGGACCGCGACGAGATCTTCGAATACGGCTTCTCGACGGCGCGGAACGGCACGGGCTTCGGCCTCGCGATCGTCCAGCAGTGCGTCGAGGCCCACGGCTGGGAGATCCAGCCCGCCGAGGGGGAGGCCGGCGGCGCCAGGTTCGAGATCTACACCGACTGA
- a CDS encoding cupin domain-containing protein, with protein sequence MTLDLYPEAREALDPDDGEVDTTELVVTDDVLVKGFALGPGAELEPHEHADSTNVFHVLEGSVVVVRDGAEETVEAPGVVRHDRGAVHGARNESDDVAVFTASLCPLP encoded by the coding sequence ATGACGCTCGATCTGTACCCCGAGGCGCGCGAGGCACTGGACCCCGACGACGGCGAGGTAGACACGACGGAGCTTGTCGTCACCGACGACGTCCTGGTGAAGGGGTTCGCGCTGGGTCCCGGCGCGGAGCTCGAACCGCACGAACACGCCGACAGCACCAACGTCTTCCACGTCCTCGAAGGCTCGGTCGTGGTCGTCCGCGATGGGGCGGAAGAGACCGTCGAGGCGCCGGGGGTCGTCCGACACGACCGCGGAGCCGTCCACGGCGCGCGCAACGAGTCCGACGACGTCGCCGTCTTCACCGCGAGCCTCTGCCCGCTGCCCTGA
- a CDS encoding beta-ribofuranosylaminobenzene 5'-phosphate synthase family protein gives MSRVRVATGARLHFGFGNLSLDHERLYGGLGVGLDAPRTVVTAEPADDVACAHDLGREYAERAVELLGVSGASVAVESTLPRHVGLGSGTQLALATLAAVARAHGCDPRARSRAPELGRAGRSGVGVAAFKRGGVVVDGGHPSEAFTPERPADGTWETPPVAIRRDVPEGWRFLLVVPEADVGRNGECEDESMRCVITDADPGVADRIAGVVLRRLLPALADGSAARFGAAVERIDRLNGRWYADEQSGIYREPVGTLVDFLSSEPSCFGVGQSSWGPCVYGVTDVDHADAARRAGEEALRSAGLDGEVRVVAGRNEGAEIVRT, from the coding sequence ATGAGCCGCGTTCGCGTCGCGACCGGCGCCCGCCTCCACTTCGGATTCGGCAATCTGAGTCTCGACCACGAGCGACTGTACGGCGGCCTGGGTGTCGGTCTGGACGCGCCGCGGACGGTGGTGACCGCCGAGCCCGCAGACGACGTCGCGTGCGCGCACGACCTCGGCCGCGAGTACGCCGAGCGCGCGGTCGAACTGCTCGGCGTTTCGGGCGCGTCGGTGGCCGTCGAGTCGACGCTACCGCGACACGTCGGACTCGGCAGCGGGACGCAGTTGGCGCTCGCGACCCTCGCGGCCGTCGCCCGCGCCCACGGCTGTGACCCGCGGGCGAGGTCGCGGGCGCCGGAACTGGGACGCGCCGGTCGCTCCGGCGTCGGCGTCGCGGCGTTCAAGCGAGGCGGCGTCGTCGTCGACGGCGGCCACCCGAGCGAGGCGTTCACCCCCGAGCGCCCGGCCGACGGGACGTGGGAGACGCCGCCGGTCGCGATCCGTCGCGACGTGCCCGAGGGATGGCGGTTCCTGCTCGTCGTCCCCGAGGCCGACGTCGGACGGAACGGCGAGTGCGAAGACGAGAGTATGCGCTGTGTGATCACGGACGCCGACCCGGGCGTCGCCGACCGGATCGCGGGCGTCGTCCTGCGGCGGCTGCTGCCGGCGCTCGCCGACGGATCGGCCGCGCGGTTCGGCGCCGCCGTCGAACGGATCGACCGACTCAACGGCCGCTGGTACGCCGACGAGCAGTCGGGGATCTACCGCGAGCCCGTCGGGACGCTCGTCGACTTCCTCTCCTCTGAGCCGTCCTGTTTCGGCGTCGGCCAGTCCTCGTGGGGCCCGTGCGTCTACGGCGTCACCGACGTCGACCACGCCGACGCGGCGCGCCGGGCCGGGGAGGAAGCGCTCCGATCGGCCGGCCTCGACGGCGAGGTGCGCGTCGTCGCGGGACGGAACGAGGGCGCCGAGATCGTCAGGACGTAG
- a CDS encoding RAD55 family ATPase encodes MDRIPFGVSRFDRIVDGGAPPGTVVLLVGEPGAGAREFMYTSATMNALAHGDEELFELHYGDLHEAASPPPEVHYLSFTADESNVRREMSYVLDDELVEAAADGITVRDFSPEFFQLSPVPREWYLGETTTLRDLGGREERADVLTALGQYLNANAAENLVVIDSITDLVSAISDEMAWNDIAMLIRGLGKAAHRWNGLVLAYASSETLEPTELGHLIDAADGTLQFEWESGGSKRARTMVVQEFRGVLSQIERENIVRFETEIHEGGFDVSDVRKIR; translated from the coding sequence ATGGACCGAATCCCGTTCGGGGTCTCGCGCTTCGATCGGATCGTCGACGGCGGCGCGCCTCCGGGAACGGTCGTCCTGCTGGTCGGCGAACCCGGGGCCGGGGCCCGGGAGTTCATGTACACCAGCGCGACGATGAACGCGCTCGCCCACGGCGACGAGGAGCTCTTCGAGCTCCACTACGGCGACCTCCACGAGGCGGCGTCGCCGCCGCCGGAGGTCCACTACCTCTCTTTCACCGCCGACGAGTCGAACGTCCGCCGCGAGATGTCCTACGTCCTCGACGACGAGCTCGTCGAGGCCGCGGCCGACGGGATCACGGTCCGGGACTTCTCGCCGGAGTTCTTCCAGCTGAGCCCGGTCCCGCGGGAGTGGTACCTCGGCGAGACGACGACCCTGCGCGACCTCGGCGGCCGCGAGGAGCGCGCGGACGTCCTCACGGCGCTCGGCCAGTACCTCAACGCGAACGCCGCGGAGAACCTCGTCGTCATCGACTCCATCACCGACCTCGTCTCGGCGATCTCCGACGAGATGGCCTGGAACGACATCGCGATGCTCATCCGCGGGCTGGGGAAGGCCGCCCACCGGTGGAACGGCCTCGTCCTGGCGTACGCCAGCAGTGAGACCCTCGAACCGACCGAACTCGGACACCTGATCGACGCCGCCGACGGGACGCTCCAGTTCGAGTGGGAGTCCGGCGGCTCCAAGCGCGCGCGGACGATGGTCGTCCAGGAATTCCGGGGCGTGCTCTCACAGATCGAACGCGAGAACATCGTCCGCTTCGAGACCGAGATCCACGAGGGCGGCTTCGACGTCAGCGACGTGCGGAAGATTCGCTGA